The Oncorhynchus clarkii lewisi isolate Uvic-CL-2024 unplaced genomic scaffold, UVic_Ocla_1.0 unplaced_contig_4687_pilon_pilon, whole genome shotgun sequence genome includes a region encoding these proteins:
- the LOC139404892 gene encoding transmembrane protein 198-like yields MLRVVMEEFHHPRTVWVPLGVLLGSGMLFAVLTLQWQRFFTTLSTAVFGSAVITVTVDYFLELFALVRYMSERIEVAPPRPLCWFTWVVMGVWPVLALLGVLIQWKVTAEGCSHTEVVLSRQQRRVQLIRIHQKEDRMQKEVRKKRKRQKQYHHPPPFTTTTNKPLLPQPITYHRKPNHTLCFDGDVLSPSYIASFRDRQVDRQGYPHHGRPIARHHIADRDYDCGSQVPLTAPNGPAVRV; encoded by the exons atgttacgg GTGGTAATGGAGGAGTTCCACCACCCTCGGACGGTGTGGGTGCCCCTGGGGGTGTTGCTGGGGTCAGGCATGCTGTTCGCCGTCCTCACCCTCCAATGGCAACGCTTCTTCACCACCCTCTCCACCGCTGTGTTCGGCTCGGCTGTCATCACCGTGACTGTGGACTACTTCCTCGAGCTGTTCGCTCTGGTCAG ATACATGTCGGAGAGGATCGAGGTGGCTCCGCCCCGTCCTCTATGCTGGTTCACCTGGGTCGTCATGGGGGTGTGGCCTGTCCTGGCATTGCTGGGGGTCCTCATCCAGTGGAAGGTGACCGCAGAGGGATGTTCACACACTGAGG tggttctcAGTCGACAGCAGCGGAGGGTCCAGTTGATTAGGATCCACCAGAAGGAAGATAGGATGCAGAAAGaagtgaggaagaagaggaagagacagaagcagtaccaccaccctcctccatttaccaccaccaccaacaaaccCCTTCTCCCTCAGCCTATCACCTACCACAGGAAACCAAACCACACTCTATGCTTCGATGGGGACGTGCTGTCTCCT agTTACATCGCTAGTTTCCGGGACAGACAAGTGGACAGACAGGGATACCCTCACCACGGCAGGCCCATCGCCAGGCACCACATAGCTGACCGAGACTACGACTGTGGATCCCAAGTACCCCTGACCGCCCCCAATGGACCGGCTGTACGGGTGTGA